One region of Mycobacterium riyadhense genomic DNA includes:
- the proC gene encoding pyrroline-5-carboxylate reductase — MARIAIIGGGSIGEALLSGLLRAGRRVKDLVVAERMPDRAKYLSETYSVLVTSVADAVENATFVVVAVKPADVEAVIGDLANAAAAADNTSAEQVFVTVAAGITITYFESKLPAGTPVIRAMPNAAALVGAGVTALARGRFVTPQQLDEVSALFDAVGGVLTVPESQMDAVTAVSGSGPAYFFLLVEALVDAGVAAGLSRQVATDLSAQTMAGSAAMLLERMDEQRRTADGEPLGLRVDSSPSELRASVTSPGGTTAAALRELERGGFRVAVDAAVQAAKSRSEQLRITSE; from the coding sequence ATGGCAAGAATCGCGATCATCGGCGGCGGCAGCATCGGTGAGGCGTTGCTGTCGGGTCTGCTGCGGGCGGGGCGGCGGGTTAAAGATTTGGTGGTGGCCGAACGGATGCCGGATCGGGCCAAGTACCTCTCGGAAACCTATTCCGTGTTGGTGACGTCGGTAGCGGACGCGGTAGAAAACGCGACGTTTGTTGTCGTCGCCGTAAAGCCCGCCGATGTCGAGGCCGTGATCGGCGATCTCGCTAATGCGGCGGCCGCGGCCGACAACACCAGCGCTGAGCAGGTGTTCGTGACTGTCGCGGCAGGCATCACCATCACGTACTTCGAATCCAAGCTGCCGGCCGGAACGCCGGTGATACGGGCCATGCCCAATGCGGCGGCGTTGGTGGGCGCGGGGGTAACCGCGCTGGCCAGGGGTCGTTTCGTCACCCCGCAGCAGCTCGATGAGGTCTCCGCACTGTTCGACGCGGTCGGCGGGGTGCTGACCGTTCCGGAGTCGCAAATGGACGCGGTCACGGCGGTGTCCGGCTCGGGGCCGGCGTATTTCTTCCTGCTTGTGGAGGCGTTGGTGGATGCCGGTGTCGCGGCGGGATTGAGCCGTCAGGTGGCCACCGACCTGTCCGCGCAGACCATGGCCGGGTCCGCGGCAATGCTGCTGGAGCGAATGGATGAACAACGGCGAACGGCCGACGGTGAGCCGCTCGGGTTGCGCGTGGATTCCTCGCCATCGGAGCTGCGTGCCTCGGTGACCTCGCCCGGCGGTACCACCGCCGCTGCGCTGCGCGAACTTGAACGCGGCGGGTTTCGGGTGGCTGTCGACGCGGCGGTACAGGCCGCCAAAAGCCGCTCTGAGCAGCTAAGAATTACATCGGAATAA
- the cmaA2 gene encoding cyclopropane mycolic acid synthase CmaA2 produces MTSQGETGGTQLKPPVEAVQSHYDRSNEFFKLFLDPSMTYSCAYFEERPGMTLEEAQYAKRKLALDKLNLEPGMTLLDIGCGWGSTMRHAVAEYDVNVIGLTLSENQFAHDKAKFAEMDSPRRKEVRLQGWEQFDEPVDRIVSLGAFEHFADGAGDAGFERYDTFFKKYYNLLPDDGRMLLHTITIPDKEEAEALGLTSPMSLLRFIKFILTEIFPGGRLPRISQIDHYSSNAGFKIERYHRIGSNYVPTLNAWADALEAHKEKAIELQGQEVYDIYMHYLRGCSDLFRDKYTDVCQFTLVK; encoded by the coding sequence ATGACGTCACAGGGCGAAACGGGTGGCACGCAGCTCAAGCCACCGGTCGAAGCAGTCCAATCCCACTACGACCGATCGAACGAGTTCTTCAAGCTGTTCCTCGATCCCTCGATGACCTACAGCTGTGCGTACTTCGAAGAACGTCCCGGCATGACGCTGGAAGAAGCCCAGTACGCAAAGCGCAAGCTAGCGCTGGACAAGCTCAACCTCGAGCCCGGCATGACGCTGCTCGACATCGGTTGCGGCTGGGGCTCAACCATGCGGCACGCCGTCGCGGAATACGACGTCAACGTCATCGGCTTGACGCTGAGCGAGAACCAGTTCGCCCATGACAAGGCGAAGTTCGCCGAGATGGACAGCCCTCGTCGCAAAGAGGTGCGGCTGCAAGGCTGGGAGCAGTTCGACGAGCCGGTGGACCGCATCGTGTCCCTCGGCGCGTTCGAGCACTTCGCGGACGGCGCCGGCGACGCCGGATTCGAACGCTACGACACCTTCTTCAAGAAGTACTACAACTTGTTGCCCGACGACGGCAGGATGCTGCTGCACACGATCACGATCCCCGACAAGGAGGAAGCTGAAGCGCTCGGCTTGACGTCGCCGATGAGCCTGCTGCGCTTCATCAAGTTCATCTTGACCGAGATCTTTCCCGGCGGCCGGCTGCCCAGGATCTCGCAGATCGACCACTATTCCTCCAACGCCGGATTCAAGATCGAGCGCTACCACCGGATCGGCTCCAATTACGTGCCGACGTTGAACGCCTGGGCCGACGCGCTCGAAGCGCATAAGGAGAAGGCCATCGAGCTGCAGGGCCAAGAGGTCTACGACATCTACATGCACTACCTGAGAGGCTGCTCGGACCTGTTCCGCGACAAGTACACCGACGTCTGCCAGTTCACCCTGGTGAAGTAG
- a CDS encoding cell division/environmental response transcriptional regulator yields the protein MTSTNGPSARDTAGKGRDTGPVEAQQGRTQFLTVAEVAALMRVSKMTVYRLVHNGELPAVRVGRSFRVHAKAVHDMLETSYFDAG from the coding sequence ATGACGTCTACGAACGGGCCATCGGCACGGGATACTGCAGGCAAGGGGCGGGACACCGGTCCTGTCGAGGCACAGCAGGGTCGGACACAATTCCTCACCGTCGCCGAGGTGGCGGCACTGATGCGGGTGTCCAAGATGACGGTCTACCGGCTGGTGCACAACGGCGAGCTGCCCGCGGTCCGGGTGGGGCGGTCCTTCCGGGTGCATGCCAAGGCGGTTCACGACATGCTGGAGACTTCGTACTTCGACGCTGGCTAG
- a CDS encoding 30S ribosomal protein bS22, whose amino-acid sequence MGSVIKKRRKRMSKKKHRKLLRRTRVQRRKLGK is encoded by the coding sequence ATGGGTTCAGTAATCAAGAAGCGGCGCAAGCGCATGTCGAAGAAGAAGCACCGCAAGCTACTGCGCCGCACCCGGGTGCAGCGCAGAAAACTTGGCAAGTAG
- a CDS encoding HAD family hydrolase, producing MASYPSGRSSPEGTGDCAGRVDLESLAGSASAERALDDIRPAADDSGHQPPIDLTAAAFFDVDNTLVQGSSAVHFGRGLAARDYFTYRDVLGFIYAQAKFQLLGKENSDDVAAGRRKALAFIEGRSVEQLIALGEEIYDEIIADKIWSGTRELTQMHLDAGQQVWLITATPYELAATIARRLGLTGALGTVAESVDGVFTGRLVGEILHGTGKAHAVRSLAIREGLNLKRCTAYSDSFNDVPMLSLVGTAVAINPDARLRSLARERGWEIRDFRTARKAARIGVPSALALGAAGGALAALASRRQSR from the coding sequence ATGGCTTCGTATCCGTCTGGTCGCTCTAGCCCCGAGGGCACCGGCGATTGCGCCGGTCGCGTAGACCTGGAGTCGCTGGCTGGCAGCGCCAGCGCCGAACGTGCGCTGGACGATATCCGCCCCGCCGCCGACGATAGTGGTCACCAGCCGCCGATCGACTTGACCGCCGCCGCGTTCTTCGATGTGGACAACACGCTGGTGCAGGGCTCCTCGGCGGTGCATTTCGGCCGCGGGCTGGCCGCTCGCGACTACTTCACCTACCGCGATGTCCTCGGATTCATCTACGCCCAGGCGAAGTTCCAGCTGCTGGGCAAGGAGAACAGTGACGACGTCGCCGCAGGCCGCCGCAAAGCGCTCGCGTTCATTGAGGGCCGGTCGGTTGAGCAGCTGATCGCCCTGGGCGAGGAGATCTACGACGAAATCATCGCCGACAAGATCTGGTCAGGTACCCGCGAGCTCACCCAGATGCACCTCGATGCCGGTCAGCAGGTGTGGCTGATAACCGCCACGCCATATGAGCTTGCAGCGACCATCGCGCGCCGACTCGGCCTGACCGGCGCCCTGGGCACGGTCGCCGAGTCGGTCGACGGGGTATTCACCGGCAGGCTCGTCGGGGAGATCCTGCACGGAACCGGCAAGGCCCACGCGGTGCGGTCGCTGGCAATCCGCGAGGGACTCAACCTCAAGCGCTGCACCGCGTACTCAGACAGCTTCAACGATGTACCCATGCTGTCGCTGGTAGGTACTGCGGTCGCCATCAACCCCGACGCCCGCCTGCGCAGTTTGGCCCGCGAACGCGGATGGGAGATCCGCGACTTCCGAACTGCTCGCAAGGCCGCGCGGATCGGGGTGCCGTCGGCCCTGGCTCTGGGCGCCGCCGGGGGCGCGCTGGCGGCTCTGGCATCCCGGCGGCAATCCCGCTGA
- a CDS encoding thioesterase family protein — protein sequence MTALFTTAMALREIDSGRNGRAFAGELGTHWTIGPKVHGGAMVALCANAARRAYGDDRLQPVVVSANFLWAPDPGEMRLVTAIRKRGRRISVVDVELIQGERTAVHAVVTLGEPEHHLPGATAPLLSANPVVDLMAPEPPADVAPIGPGHRLAGLVNLGEGCDVRPLLSTLEPSASGRPPVLQMWARPRGVAPDALFALMCGDLSAPVTVAVDRTGWAPTVQLTAFLRAMPVDGWLRVICTCVEIGHDWFDEDHIVVDQMGRIVAQSRQLALVPPRPAAR from the coding sequence ATGACGGCGTTGTTCACCACCGCGATGGCGCTGCGGGAGATCGACTCCGGTCGCAATGGTCGGGCGTTTGCGGGCGAGCTGGGTACGCACTGGACCATCGGCCCCAAGGTGCATGGCGGCGCGATGGTGGCCCTGTGCGCCAACGCCGCCCGCAGAGCTTACGGCGACGACCGGCTGCAGCCTGTCGTGGTTTCGGCGAACTTTCTGTGGGCGCCCGATCCGGGGGAAATGCGGCTGGTGACCGCGATCCGCAAGCGCGGCCGCCGGATCAGTGTGGTGGACGTCGAACTCATCCAGGGCGAGCGCACCGCGGTGCACGCCGTGGTCACGCTGGGCGAGCCGGAGCACCACCTACCCGGCGCAACGGCGCCGTTGTTATCGGCCAACCCGGTCGTGGACCTGATGGCACCCGAACCGCCCGCCGACGTCGCACCGATCGGGCCTGGTCACCGCCTGGCCGGGCTGGTGAACCTGGGTGAAGGCTGCGATGTCCGACCGTTGCTGTCCACGCTGGAACCCAGTGCCAGCGGACGGCCTCCGGTACTACAGATGTGGGCCCGCCCGCGCGGCGTCGCGCCCGATGCGCTGTTTGCTCTCATGTGCGGGGACTTGTCGGCGCCCGTGACCGTCGCGGTGGATCGCACCGGCTGGGCGCCCACCGTTCAGCTCACCGCCTTCCTCCGGGCCATGCCCGTCGACGGCTGGTTGCGAGTGATTTGCACCTGCGTGGAGATCGGGCACGACTGGTTCGACGAAGACCACATCGTCGTCGACCAGATGGGTCGCATCGTGGCGCAGTCACGACAACTGGCGCTAGTACCTCCCCGACCGGCTGCCCGGTAG
- a CDS encoding lysophospholipid acyltransferase family protein, translating into MGWGQVDIVAGESRANVIPLHTNRGRVAARRRAGQRAEASRQHPSLLSDPNGRASAEQIAAVVREIDEHRRIAGATPTPEAPLNDLAQRVAAVAGFLRQRLTGDYAVDEFGFDPHFNNAIVRPLLRFFFKSWFRVEVSGIENIPSDGAALVVANHAGVLPFDGLMLSIAVHDEHPAERDLRLLAADMVFDLPVIGEAARKAGHTMACTTDAHRLLALGELTAVFPEGYKGLGKRFEDRYRLQRFGRGGFVSAALRTKAPIVPCSIIGSEEIYPMLTDVKLLARLFGLPYFPVTPLFPLAGPAGLVPLPSKWRIAFGEPIYTADYATSDAEDPMVTFELTDQVRETIQQTLYRLLAGRRNIFLG; encoded by the coding sequence ATGGGGTGGGGTCAGGTAGATATCGTGGCGGGTGAGTCCAGAGCGAATGTCATTCCACTGCACACCAATCGGGGTCGGGTAGCCGCGCGGCGGCGTGCCGGTCAACGGGCCGAGGCGTCTCGTCAGCATCCCTCGTTGCTGTCTGATCCGAACGGGCGGGCATCGGCCGAACAGATTGCTGCTGTCGTTCGTGAAATCGATGAGCACCGCCGCATCGCCGGTGCGACTCCGACACCCGAGGCGCCGCTCAACGACCTTGCGCAGCGTGTCGCCGCGGTCGCCGGATTTCTGCGGCAACGATTGACCGGTGATTACGCCGTCGACGAATTCGGGTTCGACCCACACTTCAATAACGCGATCGTTCGGCCTTTGCTGAGGTTCTTCTTCAAATCGTGGTTCCGGGTCGAAGTCAGCGGTATCGAGAACATCCCTAGCGATGGCGCAGCGCTAGTGGTCGCCAATCACGCCGGCGTATTGCCGTTCGACGGGTTGATGTTGTCGATCGCGGTTCACGACGAGCATCCGGCGGAGCGGGATCTGCGGCTGCTAGCCGCGGACATGGTGTTCGACCTGCCCGTGATCGGCGAAGCGGCCCGGAAGGCGGGCCACACCATGGCCTGCACGACGGACGCGCACCGGTTGCTCGCCTTGGGTGAACTGACCGCGGTGTTTCCGGAGGGCTACAAGGGCCTGGGCAAGCGATTTGAGGACCGCTACCGGTTGCAGCGGTTTGGTCGCGGCGGTTTCGTTTCGGCGGCGCTGCGCACGAAGGCGCCGATTGTGCCGTGTTCGATCATCGGCTCCGAAGAGATCTATCCCATGTTGACCGACGTCAAGCTGCTGGCGCGGCTGTTCGGCTTGCCCTACTTTCCGGTCACGCCGCTGTTCCCGCTCGCCGGTCCCGCCGGCCTGGTCCCGCTGCCGTCGAAATGGCGCATCGCGTTTGGTGAGCCGATCTACACCGCGGACTACGCAACCAGCGACGCCGAGGACCCGATGGTCACCTTCGAGTTGACCGACCAAGTGCGCGAGACGATCCAGCAGACGCTATACCGGCTACTGGCTGGGCGTCGCAACATCTTCTTGGGTTAA
- a CDS encoding SDR family oxidoreductase: MDSSDSRSGGATGGADNVHYPKVVLVTGACRFLGGYLTARLAQNPLINGVIAVDAIAPSKDMLRRMGRAEFVRADIRNPFIAKVIRNGDVDTVVHAAAASYAPRSGGSAALKELNVMGAMQLFAACQKAPSVRRVVLKSTSEVYGSSPHDPVVFTEDSVSRRPFREGFAKDSLDIEGYVRGLGRRRPDIAVTILRLANMIGPAMDTTLSRYLAGPLVPTMLGRDARLQLLHEQDALGALERAAMAGKAGTFNIGADGIIMLSQAIRRAGRIPIPVPGFGVWALDSLRRANRYTEINREQFDYLSYGRVMDTTRMRSELGFHPKWTTAEAFDNYVRGRGLTPIIDPHRVRSLEGRAIALAQRWGSRKPIPWGGVR, encoded by the coding sequence GTGGATTCGTCCGACAGCCGGAGTGGCGGCGCAACCGGCGGCGCCGACAATGTGCATTACCCGAAGGTCGTGCTGGTTACTGGTGCGTGCCGGTTTCTCGGTGGCTACCTGACCGCCCGGCTTGCGCAGAATCCGCTGATCAACGGTGTCATTGCGGTCGACGCGATCGCGCCGAGCAAGGACATGCTGCGCCGCATGGGCCGGGCCGAGTTTGTTCGTGCCGACATCCGTAATCCGTTTATTGCCAAGGTGATTCGAAACGGCGACGTCGACACGGTGGTGCACGCCGCGGCGGCGTCGTATGCGCCGCGATCCGGGGGCAGCGCGGCGTTGAAGGAGCTCAACGTGATGGGCGCGATGCAATTGTTCGCAGCCTGTCAGAAGGCGCCATCGGTGCGCCGCGTCGTGCTGAAATCGACCTCTGAGGTTTACGGTTCGAGTCCCCATGATCCGGTGGTATTCACCGAGGACAGCGTCAGCCGTCGTCCCTTCCGGGAGGGCTTCGCGAAGGACAGCCTCGATATCGAGGGTTACGTGCGTGGGCTGGGCCGGCGTCGGCCCGACATCGCGGTGACTATCTTGCGGTTAGCCAACATGATCGGACCGGCGATGGATACCACGCTGTCACGGTATTTAGCTGGGCCTTTGGTGCCGACGATGCTCGGCCGCGATGCGCGACTGCAGTTGCTGCACGAGCAGGATGCACTGGGCGCGCTGGAGCGTGCAGCCATGGCCGGCAAGGCCGGCACGTTCAACATCGGTGCCGACGGCATCATCATGCTGTCGCAGGCGATCCGTCGCGCCGGGCGAATCCCGATACCGGTACCCGGGTTTGGGGTGTGGGCCCTGGATTCGCTGAGGCGAGCTAATCGTTACACCGAAATCAATCGGGAACAATTTGATTACTTGAGTTACGGCCGCGTTATGGACACCACCAGAATGCGTTCTGAACTCGGCTTCCACCCCAAGTGGACGACGGCCGAGGCGTTCGACAACTACGTCCGCGGCCGAGGCTTGACTCCCATTATCGACCCACATCGGGTACGCTCCTTGGAGGGTCGCGCAATAGCCTTGGCGCAGCGCTGGGGTAGTCGAAAGCCAATTCCATGGGGTGGGGTCAGGTAG
- a CDS encoding FAS1-like dehydratase domain-containing protein — protein MTLPEGAQGIIGSHYRAPDHFEVGREKIREFAGAVHDDHPTHFDEAAAAEAGYDELVAPLTFLAVAGRRVQLEIFTKFNIPINIARVFHRDQKFRFHRPILAQDKLHFDTYLDSVIESHGTVLAEIRSEVTDADGKPVVTSVVTMLGEAAHQDAGAEETVAAIASISAGK, from the coding sequence ATGACACTTCCCGAAGGTGCCCAAGGAATCATCGGCAGCCATTACCGGGCACCGGACCATTTCGAGGTCGGACGGGAAAAGATTCGCGAGTTCGCGGGCGCCGTCCACGACGACCACCCAACCCACTTCGATGAGGCCGCCGCCGCCGAGGCCGGTTACGACGAGCTGGTGGCGCCGCTGACCTTCCTGGCGGTAGCCGGCCGGCGCGTGCAGCTGGAGATTTTCACCAAGTTCAACATCCCGATCAACATCGCCCGGGTCTTCCATCGCGACCAGAAGTTCCGGTTTCACCGGCCAATCTTGGCCCAAGACAAGCTGCACTTCGACACCTATCTAGACTCGGTGATCGAATCCCATGGCACCGTGCTCGCCGAAATCCGCAGCGAAGTCACAGATGCCGACGGGAAGCCGGTGGTCACCAGCGTCGTCACAATGCTGGGAGAGGCCGCCCACCAAGATGCCGGCGCTGAAGAAACCGTCGCCGCAATTGCATCCATATCAGCCGGAAAGTAG